The Tenebrio molitor chromosome 2, icTenMoli1.1, whole genome shotgun sequence DNA segment TTCCTCCCTGAAAACCTGCCGATATTTGCGACAAATATTTATCGTCGGAAAATATTTGACACACAATTTAGCCGAGCCGCGAGCAAACATGTTTCTATTGATAACACGATAAAAGTGTCGCGGGTGCAGTTTCTAGGTTAGGGGGTGGATTCACCCTCTCGAATGCGGCGATTCAAACCGACAAATTAACTGAAGCAGGCGGACAAAACACGTCACAAACAACAACAAAGGCAACaacaaacaaagaaattcAGGGAACAAGCacagaaaataaacaataacacCTGACATAACCTTGAAATTGACACAAGCTCGCTGCGACCGAATCTTCACGACACCAACACATAACACATGTTACCGACCGGATTGGGGCACTTGGGCCCCAAACACCCTAACTTCTATTTATCTCACCTTCGACATGTCTCAAGGATTGTCGGGAAATGCTTCCGCACTCGATTTTTTCTACACTGTTGTCGCTATGATAAGTGAACGAGACATATCGGAGATAAGCTCATCGCGGGACACTTCGCTCAACGGAACTTGACACGCGAGATTTTGGtgattttatttcagaaaaaaaaaaatccaaagggTTGCGCACACGGCAacttttaatagatttatgcTTGTCGTGCGGCTACTGCGCGCATATTGGACGCATTTTGACAGTGGGATCACGACGGCGGCGTCATCGGTCGTCATGGCAACCAAGGTTAAACACCAGTGGCGTGGTAACGGAATTTTTCCTAATTGGGTGTTAATGGCGACATACCGCAGGTACGCCAATTGCGTGTTTACTCCAATAAAATGGAAAAGTGTCGAAAAAGTGATTAGAAGAACAGATGGAAACATTTTCACCACTTCgcagatttttcaaaactgacaaccACATAAAATAACTCGACACTTCAGTTTGAGGTCTTGACACTCTTGACAATTGTTAGCAACAAATAAAGCTGGTCTAAAATCggttttgctaaatttatgGAATTGTCGACATCCTTGAAAGGACCACTGACTTCAGGTAGAGAGTTAGAGGCATGGGCGTGTAGTCCGAGCAGGGTATGACCAAGGTGGGTATTCGGCAGCATTAAATAGGTCATGATGAAGGTGACAAGGTTAAGAATGCGAAAAATGACACATTTAAAGCTAAAGGACGTAGTTGTTCACTTAAATAATTGAAACCTTTCgaactttacattttttaaatgttactgGCGCCACCTTGATTTGACTTCCATTGGTTGTTTGTTTGACAGTTCACTGACATTTACAACAACGTCTAAAACTTTTCCAAACACTATTCTTTTATCAACCAAACAGTTTTCGTGTTTTGCGATTGTACACATTTTGACCTGGCgacataaaaaatttcttggtTGTTGGATTTAATGTCATTAATAAACATCGTCGGTGTGGTGTGGttggaaatgtattttttaagaagTCTGGCCGAGAGCGATGCGAATGCCCTAGCCGGACCTAGAATTGTGGGTGGCAAAACCTGCAAAGTGGCAGAATACCCTTTCGTCGTCGCAGTTTACAGCAGCCAACTCTGCGGGGGTAGTTTGATCACGTTCCAGTGGGTCCTAACTGCGGCACATTGCGTCCACGAAAACGAAATCTTGAAACACGACGTGCTGGTGAGAGGTAGCTTGGACTTGGGGCTGGAGGACTACCAGAAGAGGTACGCCACCAGAGGAATAATCCACGACAACTTCAACCCCCTGTTGAGGGTCGATAAGCGTGCGGAACTGCGCTTCGACATCGGCCTCATTTTCGTCAACAAGCCGTTCGTCAGATCCACCGGTCTGGACACCGCCACGCTACCCCAACCGGGCTTCGCCGGCCGCTGCACGACGGCCACGGCCCTAGGCGTGGGGCTCGAGAGAGTGGTCAACATCAACAGAGGGTTCCCGTTGAAGCCGCTGAAATGCGTAGACCTGCATCTCATCTCCAACAACCGGTGTGCCGAAACGTGGACCGACGCGGTGCTCGACCATACGGTTTTATGCACCATGGAATCTGAAAGAGGGAGGGACGCGTGCCTCGGAGACTCCGGAGGGCCTTTGGTGTGCGGCAGAGTCATAATCGGCGTCATTTCTTCGGGACTCGGCTGCGGCGTGCCGAACGTATCGGCGGTTTACACTAAAGTCGAAGCTTATTTAGGGTTCATCCACGACGTGGTGAACCCGACAAACACCCCTGGCAGGAGGGGAACCCTGCCCAGTAGCACCACGATTAACACCTCCCAAAAGTTTCTACTCTTATGGTGGTATTTCACATATTGTCTttatttttagacaaaataaatgcATTTAATCCTCGAGGGATTTGGTAaattacaaacaataaaactcaccgataaattagaaatttcgATTCTCAAATTGTCTGATTCGCACACTCTACCGATTTTGTCGATTTGAATCATGTCCAAAGGGcgaaaaatactcaaaattttgtAGTTCCAATGACGGACCAGGCTCGCAAGAATTTGACACTTGACAAATGACACTTGATCGCGATCCAGCTCACAGTGGGGAAATTGTCATGTCAGTGATCAGTGTCAAGAATCTCCTAACGATATTCGCCTTTTACAATTTTCTGGTGGCAGAGGAGGCGGTGAAGGTGGGGCCGAGAATCATCGGGGGTGTCGAGTGCGACCTGGCGGACTACCCTTACGTGGTGGCCGTGTTCAGCAACTCCCTCTGCGGTGGCTCTTTACTGACGCTTCGATGGGTCCTCACCGCCGCCCACTGCATCAAACCGCCCTTCATCAGCCGCCACCAAACGGTGGTCCGCGTGGGCTTCAATCTCAAGAAGCAAATCATCCAGGTCAGGTACGTCGCGAAGGGCATCATCCACGAAAAGTTCGACTACGAGTCGATGGTCAACACTTCCAACCCCGAACTGCGGTACGACATCGGCTTGTTGCTCCTGGAGGCCCCCTTCATCAAGTCGAGATACGTCAGCACCGTGAAACTCCCGGAGCCGGGTTACACCAAGTCTTGTATCTTAGGTACGGCTCTGGGAGCCGGATATCGCACGGCGGAGATGCTCGGAAGGACGCAGTTTAACAGATCGCTGGATTGCGTGGATCTGACAATAATCGACAACAAGAGATGTTCACAAACTTGGCCGACGTCCGTCTTGGATGATTCGATTATTTGTACGCTGGATAACGAGGGAAAAGATGCTTGTAATGGTGACTCCGGGGGGCCCTTGATGTGTAAGGGCGTGATTGTGGGCATTATTTCGTTGGGGAAGAGTTGCGCGCTGCCCAACACTGCGGCTAGCTTCACCAGAGTCGAAGCTTATTTGGATTTCATACACGATACGATGGCCAATGTCCAACAAGGAGGCGCTACCGAAATAAGAGGAGTCCTCAGGAATGCCGTTCTCGTTATTATTCTTACGTCTGTGATTGTATAGTTGAAATTAAACCGAACTTAAATAATCATTTGTGAAGTTTTGCTTCGTTCGTTGTCCTTTCAAGGAGAAAGTAAAAAAGGCAAACAAGGCACTGAAAAAGGAACAACGTTTTCGTtgaataataacattttaattgaTTAAGAAATATTCTGCACATGTCCCAGTTTTATCTagacaaattcaaaacttttctcacaaaattgttttattcacCAACAACATAGGTATCGATACGACCAACGTTTCGTTGGTCAGGCTCAGCTTCTTCAGGAAAATCAGTAACAATCACCACAAATATCTTTCACACCAATTTACGTCCAAAATATCATgagatgtaaaaaaaaatagagttggctgtgaccaagaatttcagttggcaaatcgttaaaatttcaatt contains these protein-coding regions:
- the LOC138124076 gene encoding tonin-like, whose amino-acid sequence is MSLINIVGVVWLEMYFLRSLAESDANALAGPRIVGGKTCKVAEYPFVVAVYSSQLCGGSLITFQWVLTAAHCVHENEILKHDVLVRGSLDLGLEDYQKRYATRGIIHDNFNPLLRVDKRAELRFDIGLIFVNKPFVRSTGLDTATLPQPGFAGRCTTATALGVGLERVVNINRGFPLKPLKCVDLHLISNNRCAETWTDAVLDHTVLCTMESERGRDACLGDSGGPLVCGRVIIGVISSGLGCGVPNVSAVYTKVEAYLGFIHDVVNPTNTPGRRGTLPSSTTINTSQKFLLLWWYFTYCLYF
- the LOC138124074 gene encoding anionic trypsin-2-like, translated to MTLDRDPAHSGEIVMSVISVKNLLTIFAFYNFLVAEEAVKVGPRIIGGVECDLADYPYVVAVFSNSLCGGSLLTLRWVLTAAHCIKPPFISRHQTVVRVGFNLKKQIIQVRYVAKGIIHEKFDYESMVNTSNPELRYDIGLLLLEAPFIKSRYVSTVKLPEPGYTKSCILGTALGAGYRTAEMLGRTQFNRSLDCVDLTIIDNKRCSQTWPTSVLDDSIICTLDNEGKDACNGDSGGPLMCKGVIVGIISLGKSCALPNTAASFTRVEAYLDFIHDTMANVQQGGATEIRGVLRNAVLVIILTSVIV